CTGACTATTATCGTCGCCGCGCGGAAGGTGGTACAGGTTTAATTATCACTGAAGGCACAACCATCAACGACCCAGTTGCCACTATGAGTGAGCGAATTCCACAAATTCACGGTGAACAGGCATTGGCAGGCTGGGAAAAAGTCGTACAAGCTGTGCATAGAGCAGGCGGAAAGATTATGCCCCAATTATGGCATGTAGGTATGGCACGCTCACCTAAAAAAGCGCCTTTTCCAGAGCTTGCAAGTGTCGGCCCATCTGGCTTACTTGCCCCAGGTAAACAAGTCGCCGAGCCGATGACAGCAGAACAAATTGAAACGGCAATTAGCGGGTTTGCCGCGGCAGCTGCTGATGCCATGCGCATTGGTTTTGACGGAATTGAAATTCATGGCGCGCACGGTTATCTGATTGATCAGTTTTTCTGGAGTGGCACCAATCAACGCACTGACGAGTGGGGTGGTAGCATGGCTAACCGCAGCCGTTTTGCGGTCGAAATTATTAAAAGGATCCGCGCCGCAACATCACCAGATTTTCCAATTGTATTGCGTTATTCACAATGGAAGCAGCAGGATTACAGCGCTAGATTGGCCGAAACTCCACAATTATTAGAAGAGTTTTTGACACCGCTAAGTGAAGCAGGTGTGGACATTTTCCATTGCTCAACCCGCCGCTACTGGGAAAATGAATTTGACCGTGAAGATCTCAATCTGGCCGGCTGGACCAAAAAGATCACCGGCAAACCTACCATTACAGTGGGTTCGGTTGGTCTGAACGACGATTTTTTCAGTGCTTTTGCTGGTAAAGGCTCAAGTACTCGGTCCATCGATGATTTGATTGAACGTATGGATAAGGGTGAGTTCGACCTCGTCGCTGTGGGTCGTGCCCTATTACAAGATCCAAACTGGGCAAACAAAGTTCGTGATGGTCACATGCAAGAACTTGAGCAATTCTCAGGAGAAGCGCTGACGACCTTGTCCTAAGCCAAAACTCCCTAATATGAGTAATTCCCATGTTGCCAATGTTTTAGCGAAGCGCACACTTTTGTTAGCGGCGGCAGCTATCGGGTTTGCCCAAACGGTATTATTCGCCATATTAGCGCCACTTGGCCGAGAAATCGGCCTGGTAGAAGTGCAAATTGGGGCGATTATCTCTTGTTCATCTCTAACTCTGTTTTTGGTCAGTCCATTATGGGGTAGGGCCAGTGATAACTGGGGTAGAAGAAAAGTCCTTTTAATCGGCTTGTTTGGGTATTCCGCTGGCACAGTGATGTTTGCCAGCGTGTTTAAGGCAGCCTTGCTCGGTTACCTTATCCCCATCACTGCGCTAATCCTGTTAATTGTTACTCGAGTTGCCAATGCAACGGTAATGGCAGCAGTCTCACCATCTGCAAATGCTTACATGGCTGATATCACCAGCATAAAAGACCGCGTTAAAGGTATGGGCGCAATTGGTGCTGCAGGCAACATAGGCGCAATATTAGGGCCCGCAATCGGCGGGTTACTGGCTAGTATCAGTCTACTTACGCCTTTGTATTTCTCGGTGTTATTAACCCTAGCCGCAGCAATATTAACCCTTTATTCGCTACCCGAGTTGCCAAAGTCCAAAGCAGTAATCAAGCGGCCGAAATTGAAATACACCGATCCGAGGATCTTTCCGTTAGTGGTAGCCGGGGTATTTTTGTTTATGGGCTTTGCAATTGTGCAACAAACTATCGCGTTTCGCTTTCAGGATATGTTAGGCCTTGACGGTACCGAGACAGCCAAGATTGTCGGGATCAGCCTGATGTGTTCAGCAGCTGCGGCTCTATTTGCGCAAATGTTACTGATCCCCCGTTTAGCTGTTCGGCCATTTGTATTGCTTAGAATTTCCATGCCGATGATGATGGTCGCTTTCGCTTTTATGGCGTTAGGCCAAACTCAAGGAATGTATTTACTGGGCATGTGTATTTTGGGCTTAGGTATGGGTTTAGCTGGTCCGGGTTTTATGGCTGGTGCCTCTGTTGCAGTTTCGTCTGAAGAGCAAGGCGCAGTAGCTGGAGTAGCGGGCGCGTGCCCGCCACTGGGTTTTACGGTAGGTCCATTATTGGGTACTTATTTATATTCAATCGATGGAACGCTACCTTATTGGTTCGCCTTCACCAGCTATGCATTATTGTTTTTATTTACCCTTAAGTTTAAAGATAAGTAAAAGGGTTATAGTGGTTGCTTGTTATCTAATATTTTCGATGACTTTATTTCGATTTACTTATTATTTCAGCAAATAAATTAAGCACAATCTGTCACCATCAATATCTTTTGATTTAAAAATTTTTATCGGAAAGGTAGAACTTATTTGACCAACGGAAAAAATTTCCACATAGTGAGCCGTATCACGAAATGAAGGAAGTAGTTAGAGTGGGCGTAGATGAAATGGATATTCATTATCAGTTGATAGAATTACTCGCCTATTGGCAAGGAGCGGTTAATACTACTCATATAGTTAATCATTTTAAGATTAGTCGCCAACAAGCCCAAAAATATTTTACTGAGTACCAGCAAAACAACCCAAATAACCTCGTATATGACAAAAGCGCGAAAAGCTTTTTACCCACTAATAATTTTCAATCAAAGGCAATTGATGAAGATGTAAACCAATATCTTGAATGGCTTAGTAACTCATCGAATATGCTATCAGCACAGATACAGCCATCTCCCCATTTAAATTCAATAACTTATACCTCATTAGAGTTGCCTAAAAGGTCGGTGTCTTGCACCGTAATGCGAGGCCTAGTCGCTGCCATTAAGCAACAAAAACGCGTAGATGTGGACTATGTGTCGCTTGCCAATCCAGATGGAGAAGGTCGGATTATTCAGCCGCACATATTTGTGAGAACAGGATTGCGATGGCACCTTAGAGCATTTGATGAAAAACATAAAGAATTTCGCGATTTTGTGCTGAGCCGCTTTCGAGGTGAGCCTGAATTGCTTGATAAGGGCACTCATTGCGCTAAACAAGATAGCGGCTGGAATACCTACATAAATATCATTTTAGCCCCTGATCAACGTCTCAATATGAATCAAAAAAGAGTGATTGAGCATGATTATCAAATGCAGAATGGGCAACTTGTCATCAAAACCCGCGCAGCCCTCGCTCAATATTTATTGCAAGAAATGCAGATAAATATCAAATTTCACGATGCGTATCCAGAGGCCCAACAGCTAGTCTTACTCAATAAAAATGACATAAAAGACTGGTTATTTAATAGCTAGAGCAAGGTAAATTAAGAAAACCTGTCAACTTTGTTTACTGGTTATATTTCAGGCGTTGCGAAGGTAAGCTGATTAGACCAAAGTAGTGGAC
Above is a window of Aliiglaciecola sp. LCG003 DNA encoding:
- a CDS encoding NADH:flavin oxidoreductase — translated: MSKNVDALFKPFSHKSLSLANRIVMAPMTREFSPGGIPTSEVADYYRRRAEGGTGLIITEGTTINDPVATMSERIPQIHGEQALAGWEKVVQAVHRAGGKIMPQLWHVGMARSPKKAPFPELASVGPSGLLAPGKQVAEPMTAEQIETAISGFAAAAADAMRIGFDGIEIHGAHGYLIDQFFWSGTNQRTDEWGGSMANRSRFAVEIIKRIRAATSPDFPIVLRYSQWKQQDYSARLAETPQLLEEFLTPLSEAGVDIFHCSTRRYWENEFDREDLNLAGWTKKITGKPTITVGSVGLNDDFFSAFAGKGSSTRSIDDLIERMDKGEFDLVAVGRALLQDPNWANKVRDGHMQELEQFSGEALTTLS
- a CDS encoding MFS transporter, which translates into the protein MSNSHVANVLAKRTLLLAAAAIGFAQTVLFAILAPLGREIGLVEVQIGAIISCSSLTLFLVSPLWGRASDNWGRRKVLLIGLFGYSAGTVMFASVFKAALLGYLIPITALILLIVTRVANATVMAAVSPSANAYMADITSIKDRVKGMGAIGAAGNIGAILGPAIGGLLASISLLTPLYFSVLLTLAAAILTLYSLPELPKSKAVIKRPKLKYTDPRIFPLVVAGVFLFMGFAIVQQTIAFRFQDMLGLDGTETAKIVGISLMCSAAAALFAQMLLIPRLAVRPFVLLRISMPMMMVAFAFMALGQTQGMYLLGMCILGLGMGLAGPGFMAGASVAVSSEEQGAVAGVAGACPPLGFTVGPLLGTYLYSIDGTLPYWFAFTSYALLFLFTLKFKDK
- a CDS encoding WYL domain-containing protein; the protein is MKEVVRVGVDEMDIHYQLIELLAYWQGAVNTTHIVNHFKISRQQAQKYFTEYQQNNPNNLVYDKSAKSFLPTNNFQSKAIDEDVNQYLEWLSNSSNMLSAQIQPSPHLNSITYTSLELPKRSVSCTVMRGLVAAIKQQKRVDVDYVSLANPDGEGRIIQPHIFVRTGLRWHLRAFDEKHKEFRDFVLSRFRGEPELLDKGTHCAKQDSGWNTYINIILAPDQRLNMNQKRVIEHDYQMQNGQLVIKTRAALAQYLLQEMQINIKFHDAYPEAQQLVLLNKNDIKDWLFNS